The stretch of DNA CCGAAGCAGGGCGGCGAGGAGCAGGCCGCCGGCGGCGCCGAAGAGCGCCCCTCCGCCGAGGCGGGCCACCAGCTCCCGCGCGCCCGAAACGACGGAGGGGGAATCGGCGTGGACGGCCAGTTCGAGGGCGACCACGGCGACGATCGCGCCGATCGGATCGATCAGCACTCCTTCCGCCTCGAGCACGGTCTGCAGGTCGCTGCGAAGGCGGATCCGGCGGACCAGGGGTTGGATCACCGTCGGGCCGGTGACGATCACCAGCGTGCCGAAGAGGAGAGAGAGACGCCAATCCCAGCCGAGGAGGAGGTGGGCCGCCGCGGCGCCGCCGAGCGCGGTGATCACCGCGCCGATCGTGATCAGCCGGCGGATCACGCCCGACTCGCGACGGATTTGGCGGAGGTTCAGGTTGAGTCCCCCCTCGAAGAGGATCACCGCCACCGCGTACCCGACCAGCGCCCGGAGCGCCTCTCCCAGCGATTCCGGGCGGATCACGCCGAGCGCCTCCGGGCCGAGGAGAGCCCCCGCGGCGAGAAGGAGCACGATTCCCGGGATCCGCAGGTGCCATGCGATCGACTGCGCCGCCAGCCCCGCGAGCAGGGCGAGGGCGACGGTGAGCGCCGGATCGGCGAGTGTCGGGTGCGGCATGGTTCCTCCCTCGGGGCGTCGCCGGAGCGCAGGCGGGAGATCCGCCCCGTCCCCTTTTCCTACCACAAACGGTCTCCCCGGGGCCAGAGGCGGGTTCCCGCGCCACCCCTTTCGGGGCGCCTCCCGAGGGGATTCCGGGGCTTGACAAGATGGAGAAATGTGCTAGATTTATCGTTTCTATGAGGGAGGGTACCCCTCCCGGGAACGAAGGATGGTGGAAGCATGGATTCGATCAAACAGCTGCAGTCGAGCCAGGTCCGCACGGACCTTCCCGATTTCGGGGCGGGCGACACGATCGCCGTCTCGGTGCGCGTGAGGGAAGGGGACAAGGAGCGCACACAGGTGTTCCAGGGTGTGGTGATCCAGCGGCGCGGCAGCGGGTTTTCCGAGACCTTCACGGTTCGTAAGGTGAGCGGTGGGATCGGAGTGGAGCGGGTTTTCCCGAACCAATCCCCCTCCGTCGCCGCCATCAAGTTGATCCGCCGCGGGCGTGTGCGCCGCGCACGGATCTTCTATCTGCGCGACCGGATCGGCAAGGCGGCGCGCGTGAAGGAGAAACGGGGCTAGTGCCCCCCGCGTACCGCTTCTCGGAAGAACTCGTCGGCCGTCTTTTCCGGGTGACCCTGGAGGAGACGGCTTTCTCGTTTTTCCCGGCGCGGCGGAAGAGACGGCCCGACCCGACCGACGAGTTGGAGCGCCCCTTCCGGCTTCGCGGCCGGACCGTCGCGGGCGTGGACGAGGCGGGCCGCGGCCCACTGGCGGGCCCGGTGGTGGCCGCCGCCGTGATCCTCGACCCGGACCGAACGCCGGACGGACTGGACGACTCCAAGAAGCTCTCCCCGGCGGCGCGTTCGGCCCTTTTCCCCCGTATCGTGCGGAGTGCCCGCGCCGTCGGAGTCGGGCTGGCGAGCGCCGGCGAGATCGACGAGGGGAACATCCTGGCCGCCGCGCGCACCGCCATGATCCGCGCGGTGCGGGCGCTTCCCGAACCGCCGGACTGGGCGGCGGTGGACGGCCGCCGGCTCACCGGTTTCCCCATCCCCCAAATCGCCGTCGTCGGTGGAGACCGGCTCGTCCCGTCGATCGCCGCCGCCTCGGTGGTCGCCAAGGTTCTCCGCGACCGGCTGATGGAGGCGTTGGACCGTCTACTTCCCGTATACGGATTCGCCGGCCACAAGGGATACCCCACCGAGGATCACGCCGAGGCGATCCGGGAGAGGGGGGCGTCCGCCGTGCACCGCGCCACCTTCCACGTTCCTTGCGCGCCGGGAGAACGACGATGACGGAACGCGCCGAATCGGGGCGTTTGGGAGAGCGACTCGCCGCGGCTTTTCTGGAAAACGCGGGCCATCGGATCTTGGATCGCAACTATCGTACCCCCCGCGGGGAGATCGACCTGATCACCGAGGAGGGTGGGGATCTGGTCTTCGTGGAGGTCCGCCTGCGGAGCGGCACCGGTTTCGGGGGGGCGGCGGGATCGGTCGGTCCCGGAAAGCGGCGCCGGCTGGTGCGGGCCGCCGAGCGTTACTTGCTGGAGGCCGGCGATCCGGACCGACCGTGCCGTTTCGACGTCGTCTCCATCACCGCCGAGGGGGATTCCCACAGGATCGAGCACCTCAGAAACGCCTTCGACGGGGAGGGGAGGGCGACGGGAACCTGGTCTTCCGGACGTCCCCCCCGGTAGGGTCTTGGGCCGCCCGCGGTTCCGGCCGATGCATGGAGAGGGGGTCCCCGAAAGGGGCTGCCGTTCCCGGCTTTTTATAGTAAGGTATAGCCATATCGGCTGTTACGGTTTGGGGGAATCATGGGCTTTCGGGTCATCGCAGCGGCGCTCCTCCTCATGGTCTCGCTCCTCGCCGGTTGTTCGGAGAAATCCCCCAATGATCCGAACGGCAACGGGAACGTGACAAAGGATGAGGCTTACTGGACCGATGTCGGCTGGGCACGGTATGAGACGGGCGATTTCCAGGACGCCCTCAACGCGCACCTGAACGCCCTCAAAATCGATTCCACCTATGTGCCCGCCATCTCCGGTCAAGCGTGGGTGAACCTGGAACTCGGTTGGAGCGGGCTCGCGCTCCGGCAGTTCGAGGAGGCGATCGGCTATGACAGCCTCTGCGTGGATTGCCGTTACGGCGCCGCCTACATGGCCCACACCCAAGCGCTCACTTTCACCGGCAACTCCCGGCCCCATTACGAAAAGACGGTACGATACGGGGAGGATGCGCTCGAACTGAGCGGCGACGGTTGGATCTTCCGGTACAACGAGGAAGTGAACGCCGGCGGCCTCCGGGTGTTGCTCGCCCGCGCCTATTACGCCCTCGCCGAATACGACCGCGCCCACGACATCGTGGACCTCCTCGACCCGAACAACACGCTGAACCCGAGCGAGCCGGGGTATCTGCAGGACCTGCTCATCGCCATCGAGAGCCTGGGAGGGGGGGGGAATTGAGAAAAGCGGTGAGGACGGGCGCCCTGGCATGGGTTCTGGGGATGTTGGCTTTCACGGCGCTCTCACCGGGCGCGCAGGAGATCGTCCCCGTCGGGGCGGCGCTCTTCTCCGCTCCCGCGGATATTCAATTCGTCGGTGATTATTTATACGTGATTTATCCGTCCGGGTTCGCCGTGGTGAACGCCTCTTCCCCGTACGAGCCTTCCCGTATTGCCGAGAGGGCGATCCCCGGGGAGGGGCGGGGAATCTTCGCCGGCGACTCGCTGGTCTATCTGAGCTGCGGAACCGGCGGTTTGGTCACCGTCGACGTCTCCGTTCCCTGGGCCCCCGTGATGCTGGACACCGTACCGGCGGGCTCCTCCTTCGGGAGGATCGTGGAGAACCGCGGGCGGATCCTGGTGGCGGACGACCGGGACGGCCTCGTTATCTTCGGTTTGGACGATCCCGGCCATCCGGAGAAACTCAGCGCCTTCGACGTGGGCGTGGAGATCGAGGACATGGTCGCCGCCGGGCGGGTCGCCTATCTGGCGACGGAACTCGCCGGCGTGCAACTGGTGGACATCTCCTCCTGGGAGGGAGTTCCACTCACCGGTCTTGTCGAGCTCGCCCCGGCGAACGATTTGGTCCTCTCCGGGGACACCCTCTTCGTCGCCCGTGGCGCCTTGGGCATCGCCGCGGTGGATGTGGCCGACTCGTCGGCGCCGTCGATTCTCGCCGGGACGTGGGTTCCGCCGGACACCCTCGACGGCATCGCCGGGATCGACTCTCTGTTGGCGGCGGTCGCCGGCGACTCCGTTCTTCTCTTCCGTAAATCGGATCTTTCCGGCGGACCGGTGGGGGTCGTGGAGGACACTTCCGGCATCGGCCGGGTCTTCCGGTCCGGAAATCTGGTCGCGCTCGCCTCGGAAAGGGACGGGGTCGTTCTCTCCGATCTGATCCTTCCGAAGTCGACGGCGCTTCTCACGCGATACCTTCCCGGTAATTTCACGATTCAAACGGTTTCCGTCCTGGGGGACAGCGTGTTTCTGGGTACGAGCGAAGCCGGAGTATTTCTGGCGTCGCTCGAGAATCCCCTGGAGCCCGAATCGCTCGGCGTTATCGTGACGGACGGGAACGTGCTCGATTGCGATGTCCGGCGGAGTCTGCTCTACACCATAGAGGACCGCGACACTCCGGGCGGCGTTCGGATTTACGACGTCGCCGCCGGGGAGCGGATCGCGAACCTCTCCCTTCCCGGAATCATGACGGAGATGACCCGAAGCGATTCGATTCTCTATGTCTGCGCCGTCGATCGGGGCGTTTACGTGTTGGACGTCTCCGATTCCTCGGCGCCCGCACTCGTCGATTCCGTGCCGATCGGCTCGGTATCGAACCGCTTCGCTCGTTCGGTGGACATCGCCGGCGATCTCGCCGCGGTGGCCGAGGGAACGGCCGGGTTAAGGATCCTGGATCTCTCCGATCCGCTTCATCCCGTCGAGCTGGGCGCCTATAACCCGTTCGATTTCGTGTCCGACGTAGTCTGGGGGGAAGGGGGACGGCTTTACGTCTGCCTGCGCACCACCGGCGTCCTCGTTCTCGACGTGAACGATCCCGAGGCTCCCGATTCGGTGGGAGTGCTCGATATCGATCCTTTCTTCGACAAGCCGATTCTGCTGGAGGACATCATCCGATCCGCCGAATTCCTTTACATCACCGGCTACGGGGGGATCGGCGGGTCGGGGGATCTGCACATCGTCTCCATCGACGATCCCGACGGACCGGAATACGTCAAGGCGGTCGAGTCCTCCGGGAATCCCTATGACATCCGCTTGGTGGGGAACACCATTCACGTGGCCGCCGGGTCCGATGGATATGAACAGTACGGGGTGTTCAACGATTTCGACCTGATCCGGCGGGGTCGCTATCGGCCCTCGCCTCCGGTGAGCCTGGCGGGCGCATCCGATTCGCGGATTCTCATCGTCGACGACGAAGGGGGCGTTTGGCCGTTGGCGGTGGTGGGAGGGGAGTCTCTCGCCGTCGGCGAGCGCTACGACCTGGGCGGACCGGCGAACGATCTCTTCGTCGAGGAGAGGCGCGCCTTCGTCGCCCTGAACGGTGAGGACCGTTTGGCGATGTTCGACCTCCCCTTGAGCACCCAGGCTTTCTTCTCCCGGTGGATTCCTCTCGACGCGGCGGCGCAAGGTGTGGACGTCGTCGATTCGCTTCTCTACGTGGCGCAGGGTACGGGGGGGCTCGCGGTATTCGACGTCTCGCGAACCGACACGGTGATCCGGGTCGGTTCCTACGTGACCGACGGCGTGTACGACTTGGGCGGGGCCGCGGCGACCTCGGTCCGGGTCAGTGACGGCGTGGCCTACGTGGTCACCCGCGACCGAACCAATTCCCTCTTCCTGCTCGACGTGACCGACCCGTCGGCGATCGAGGCGCTCGGCACGTACGGCAGCGGGCGCCGCGCGTTCCACGTGGCCGTCTACGGCGGCTATGCCTATCTGACCCAGCGGATCACCGGCATGGAGGTGATCGACGTCCAGAATCCGGCCAACCCGCTTTTCGTGATCGACCGGAACGACATGTTCGACGCGCGTTTCATGGAGATCGCCGAGGACGCGCTGTTCGTGGCGCGCCGCACGAGCGGCCTTTCGGTGCTCGACCTGACCAACGCCTACAATCCCAGCGTGATCTTCAACCGGGTCACGGCCGGAGCGGTGGATGACCTGGCGCTCCACAGCAGCTATCTCGTCTTGGCGGATCGCAATGCGGCGCGGGTTTTCCTGCAGGACTTCGCCAACGCGGACCAGCAGGCGCCGGGCTACACCGTCGGGATCCTCCCCAACACCTTCGCCAACGCCTACGTGGATTTCATCGTCGTCGCCTCGGAGGCGCTGATCGAAGCGCCGAAGATCCGGTTCAGCATGGGCGAAACCGACTCGCTGCTTTCCGTCTTTCCCCTGAACACGGTGGAACACATCTACCACGCGGGCTACCGCCTCACCCAGACGGGGATCGGCAGCGTGCGCGTCGAGGGGGAGGATCTGGCCGGGAACAAATCGGAAACGAGCCGCGGCTTCTCCGTCTCCTACGTCCGCGGCGCCAAGGGCGGATCGATCTACGACGCCGCCGGCAAGGTGGAGGTGGCGGTCCCCGCCTCGGGTGCGGCGGACGAGGGCTATGTGATTCTCCTTCCCGCCTCTTCCTACGAGCTGGCGGACCGGATGAACGGCATGCCCGATCCGGTCGCCGGCCCCTTCCGCGTCGCCCTCGGTTCCCTGGAGGGACCGGTCACGGTCCGATTGCACGGCGTGGAGCCGGTGGAGGAGGGACCGACGCCGGCGCTCTGGCGGCTCGAAGGCTCCACCTGGGTCCGTGTCGAAGGGGCTTATGACGCGGAGAAACGCGTGGTGGAGGCCGGCCTCCCCGGTTCGTCCTTCTTCCTCTTCTCACCGGAAGGGGGCGCGCCCGCGCCCTTCGTCGTTCGCCTCGACCCGAACCGTCCCAACCCGTTCAATCCGACCACCACGCTCCGATTCTATCTCTCGCGCCCCGCCTCGGCGCGGCTCGCCGTCTACGACGTGGCGGGCCGGATGGTGCGGCTCCTGTTCGACGGGAAGAGCCCCGCCGGTTGGAACGATGTGGTGTGGAACGGCGAGAACGGATCGGGCCGCCCGGTGGGGAGCGGCATCTATCTCTCTCGGCTGGAGGCGGCCGGGCTCGTCCGCACCGGCAAGATGATTCTTCTCCGCTAGTCCCCGCTTCTCCTTTTTCTCGACCCCGGTGCGTTCCCCTTTCTCCCCTCCGTGGTTCTTTGCTCCCCGGGCCGAATCGGTTATGGTGAGCGGAAGGCCGGCGCGTCCCTTGGCCCCGCCGTGCCGAGGAGGACCGCCGATCGATGGAGACGCCTCTCGAGGGGACTCTGGAACGGGTTGTTTTCCGCAATCCGGAAAACAGCTGGACCGTGGCCCGCCTCCGCGATGAGAAGGAAGACCGCATCGTCAGCGTGGTGGGGCGGATGCCCGATCTCTCCGCCGGCGAGTTGCTCCGACTCACGGGCCGGTGGGTTCTCCACCCGCGTTTCGGCGAGCAGTTCGAGGTGGAAACCGTCGAGGTGCGGCCGCCGGTGACGGAGGGGGGAATCGAGCGCTACCTCTCTTCCGGCCTGGTGCGCGGCATCGGCGGCGAGATGGCGCGACGGATCGTGGAGCGTTTCGGCGAGGGAACGCTCGACGTGATCGACAACGAGCCGGAGCGCCTGCTCGAGGTGGACGGGATCGGCGCCAAGCGGCTCGACATGATCCGCGACGGCTGGCGCGACCAGAAGAGCGTTCGCGAAACGCTTATCTTTCTTCACGATCTCCCCATCGGTCCCGCCCTGGCGGCGCGTATCTACGAGACGTACCGCGAGCGAACCGTGCAGACGGTGCGATCCGATCCCTATCTCTTGGCGGATGAAGTGTGGGGGGTCGGCTTCCGCACCGCGGACCGGGTCGCGGAGGCGCTCGGCATAAGCGCCGATTCGCCGCGCCGCGCAGACGCGGGGGTGCTCTACCATCTCGGTCGCCTCCACCAAGCCGGCCACGTTTGCTTTCCCCGGGACGAGTTGGTGAGCGGCACCGCCGCATTCCTCGAGGCCGATGAACAGCACGTCGAGGAAGCCCTCGAGCGCCTCCTCGCCGCCGGCTCTCTCCAAGCGGAGGAGGCGGAGCCGGACCGGGAGCTGATCTACCGCGCCGAGATGCTCCATGCCGAGGAATCGGTGGCGCGCCGCGTCAACACGCTGCTCTCCGAGCCCGGCGTCGGCCCGGCCATCGACACTTTCCAGGCGCTTCGATGGATCGACGCCGCCCTCGATACCCGTCTCGGCGAGGAGCAGCAGGCGGCCGTGGAGGCGGCGCTGGAGGGGCGGGTGACGGTCGTGACCGGCGGTCCGGGGACGGGGAAGACCACGCTGGTCCGCTCGCTGCTCGCCGTGTTGGAACGCTCCGGCGAGGCGGCGCTTCTCGCCGCGCCGACCGGACGGGCGGCGAAGAAGATGGAGGAGGCGACGGGTCGTCCGGCGCGCACCATCCACCGGCTCCTCGAGTTCGATCCGCGAACCGGGCGTTTCCAAAGGGACGCGGAGAACCCGCTCTCCGCGTCCACGGTGATCCTCGACGAGGTCTCCATGGTCGACCTGCTGCTGATGGACGGGCTGTTGGAGGCGATTCCGCCCGGCTGCCGCCTCGTGCTCGTCGGCGACGTGGATCAGCTTCCCTCGGTGGGGCCGGGGAACGTTCTCCGGGACCTGATCGAGTCCGGCCGGGTCCCCACGGTCCGGCTCACCCGGATTTACCGCCAGGCCCGGGAGAGCCGCATCGTCCGAAACGCCCACCGCGTGAACCGCGGGGAGATGCCCCTCATGGATGACGAGGCGCGGGACTTTCGCTTCGTCGTGGCGGAGGACGGCGCGCGCGCGCTCGAGTGGATCCGGTCTTTCCTCGGCGGCGAGGCGAAGAGCGGGTACGGCTTCGATCCGATACGGGACGTGCAGGTGCTCGCGCCGATGCACAAGGGGATCGCGGGCGTGACCAATCTCAACCGCGAGATCCAGGAGCTGCTCAATCCGCGGGGGGAGGAGCTGCGCAGGGAAAACCGCGTTCTCCGGGTAGGGGATAAAATCATTCAGCTACGAAATAATTACGACTTGGACGTGTACAACGGCGACTCGGGTTGGATCGAATCGGTGGACCCGGAGGGACAGAAGGTCGAGGTCCGTTTCGGTCCGCGGTCGGTCATCTACGACTTCGCCCGGCTCGACGAACTGGCGCTGGCCTACGCCGTGTCGGTTCACAAGTCCCAGGGGAGCGAGTACCGGGCGGTGGTGGTTCCCCTTCTCGGCGAGCACTACCCGATGCTGCAGAGGAACCTGCTGTACACGGCGCTCACCCGTGGGCGCGAGCTGGTGGTGCTGGTCGGCACCAAGCGAACCGTCGGGCTCGCCGTGCGGAACAACCGCATCCGGCATCGCTACTCCCTGCTCGCCGAACGCCTCTGGCGCGCGGTCCTCCCCGGAGGAGTCGCATCTTGAGCCGCCGCGCCGCCCGAGCCGCCGCCGCCCTCGTCGCCCTGCTTCTCCTCGCGCGGCTCGCCACCCTCGGGCTCCCCCCGCTTTTCGACGCCACGGAGGGGCGCTACGCCGAAATCGGCCGCGAGATGCTCGGCTCCGGCGATTGGATCACGCCCACCCTGCACGGCGGGGAGCCTTTCTGGGCGAAGCCGCCCCTCCATTTCTGGATGACCGCCCTCTCGCTCCGCGCGTTCGGCGTGAACGAGTGGGCGGCGCGCTTCCCCGGTTTCCTTTCCGGTCTCGGGATTCTGGCGCTCACGATGATCGCCGCGCGCCGGCTCTACGGCGGCCGGGCGGCGCTCCTCGCCGGCTCCATCCTCGGCTCGTCGGGACTCTTCGCGCTCCTCGTCGGCACGGTGATCCTCGACGTGACCTTCACCTGCACGGTGACCGGCGCGCTCGTCTGCTATCTCCTGTTCCGCAAGGATCCCTCCCGACGTTGGCCGGGGCTCCTCCTCTTTCTCTTTCTCGGTCTCGGTCTTCTCGCCAAGGGGCCGATCGCGCTCGTCCTCGCCGGACTCCCCGTCTTTTTCGACGTGATCCGCGCGCGGAAACTCGGCGCGGTCCGACGTCTTCCCTGGGTGGCGGGGATCGGCCTCCTGCTCCTCGTCGCCGTCCCCTGGTACGTCCTCGCGGAGAGGAAAACGCCCGGGTTTTGGAATTATTTCTTTCTGCACGAACATTTTCTCCGATACGTGCGCGCCGAGTACGGCGACCGCTACGGCCACGGCCACGTCTCCCCCTACGGCCTGATCTGGGCGCTCGGCCTGCTCGGCTTTCTCCCCTGGACGCCCGCCGCGGTCGGCGCGGCGATCCGGCGTTTCCGCCCCCACGCGACGACGGGCGCCGGCGACCCGTCGGAGGAAGAGGGCACCGCGTTTCTCTGGCTGTGGGCGCTCTCGCCGCTCCTCTTCTTCACCTTCAGCCGTTCCCTCTCGCTTCCTTACGTCTTTCCCGCCTTTCCGCCGCTGGCGATTCTCCTCGGCCGGGAGGCGGCGGGAGAAGGAGGGATTCCGGCCCGTCGAGTCGGGCTCGCCGTTCCGCTGTTTCTCCTGGTCGCCGGGACCGTCTACGGTTTGGCCCGATTCTCAGGCCGTCCGGCGGAGGGGGCGGCGCTCCTCCTCCCCCTGCTCCTTGCCGGAGGGGCGGCGCTCTTCGCGTTCCGGCGGGGAGGCTCGGCGGCGGCGATCCTCTCCGGTTCGCTCCTCTTCCCCCTTTTCCTGATCGCCCTCTCCGTCGCCGTTCCCGGCGCGGTGGAGGAGGGGAAGTCGACGCGGCACCTCGCCCGGGCGACGGCTCCCCTCGGGGGAGAGCCTCTCTTTTTCGACGGCGTCCCTCCCTCGGCGGAGTTCTATTTCAGGGGGCGGGCGGTGAATCTGCGCGGCGAGGTCGGGGAGATCCTCCGCCGCTTCGAGGACGGGGGGGGGGATTTGCTCCTTCTCCGGGAGAAGCAGGAGCGGTATCTTTCCTCCACGATGATCGCCGCGCTGGAGCCTCTCCGTCGAACCGGGGATTACGTGATTTATCGGATCGTGGGGACGCCGGAGCGGGAGGCCGCGACGACCGCGGCGGAGAGAAAGGAGAAATAGAAGATGCGCGCGGATTCGGGAGCGAAAGGGAAGACGTCCGGGCGTGAAATCGTCGGCGCCGTTCTCGACCCGCTCCGGAGGCTCCGCCTGGAGGAGGCGCTCTTCGTTCTTCTCTTCATTCCATCCACGGCGGTGACGGTCTGGGCGAACCTGGAGATGCAACGCGCCGGCGAGGGATCCCGCAAGATCGAGGGAGGGATACTCCGGCTGGTGATCGTCGCCGCCGTGGCGGCGCTCCTGCCGCTCTTGGAGAAGGCGCGCCGCTCCCCCTCGGCCTCCCGGGCGCTCCGGGAGTCGGTGGAGTTCTTCCGGGTCATCCTCCCCTTCGCGCTCTGCTCGGCGGTCTACACGAACCTGCACGACACGGTCCGTTTCGTGAATCCCCACGACATCCACACGACGCTCGCGATGATCGAGGAGCGGTTGTTCGGTCTCCAGCCGGTGGTCTGGGCGGAGCAGTTCATCACGCCGGCGCGCACCGAGTTCTTCAGCTTTTTCTACACCAATTTCTTCCTCGTCGCCCCCTCGGTGGCGCTGTTGCTCTGGTTCACCGGCAGGAGGAGGGAGGCGCGGGAGACTCTCCTCGGCGTGATCATCACGTTCTACACCGGCTACGTGCTCTACGTGATCTTTCCCGCCGCGCCTCCTCGACTCTATTTCGAGTCGCTCGGCCTCTTTTCGGTCAACCTCGGCGGCGGCGCGATCGCCGATTTCCAGAACGCGCTGATCGCGATGATGCCGAACCACGCCTCGCGCGCCGCCTTCCCGAGCCTGCACACCGCGGTGAGTCTCGTTTCCCTCTACTACGCCTGGCGCTACTGCCGCCGTTTCTTTCCGATCCTCCTCTTTTTCGTGATCGGTCTGCTCGCCTCCACGGTCTACCTGCGCCATCACTACGTGGTGGATCTGATCGCGGGAGCCTTTCTGGTCCCCTGGACCGCCTGGGTGACGCCCCGGCTGGATCGTCTCTGGCAGCGTTTCCGCGGGGGCCGGTCCGATCGCGTTGACAGCGAGCGGAGCCTCCTCTAGACTGGTCCCCGAACCGAAATCCACACCCTCTCCCGCCGCGATTCCTCTCCGAGCCGGCGGCCGATGGAGGAGATCGACCGAATGGCATCCGAGCATGTGATGGAAGTGGCGGACAACGATTTTCAGGAGAAAGTGATCGGGTCGCCGGTCCTGGTGATCACGGATTTCTGGGCCGAATGGTGCGGCCCGTGCAAACGAATCGGCCCGATCCTGGAGGAAGTGGCCGACCAATACGGCGGCAAGCTGAAGATCGCCAAGATCAACGTGGACGTGAATCCCACCGTGGCGGCGAACTTCGGCATCCGGAGCATTCCCACCCTGCTTTTCTTCAAGGGGGGCGAGGTGGTGGATACGGTCATCGGCGCCGTGCCGAAAAAGGAGATCGTGGAAAAGGTCGAGAAGATCATCGGTTAGGGAAAGGACCGTTGGAAACCACGGGGTCCGGTCGGGGCGCCTCCACGAGGGGCGCCGCCCGGCCGGGCCCTTTTTCGCGCCGGCCCGGCGGGGAGTAGAGACCTTGAAACTCGAAGCGATTCCGATCGATCGTCTGCTGGTGCGCGCTCATTCCCTCTGGGCCGATCGTTGGCTGATACTCGCCGCCGGCGACCTCGCCGCCGGGGAGTACAACGCCATGACCGTCGCCTGGGGGAGCCTGGGCTGCATGTGGAATTTCCCCTTCGCGCAGGTGGTGGTTCGTCCCACACGGCACACCTACGGCTTCATGGAGCGTTTTCCCGGCTTCACGCTCTCCGTGCTCCCGGAGCCGCTCCGGGAGGCGGCGCGGATTCTGGGCACCCGGTCCGGCCGGGACGGGGACAAGATCGCCGCCGCTGGCCTGACGCCGGTTCCGTCGGAGCGCGTCGCCGCTCCCGCCTTCGCCGAGGCGGAACTCGTCCTCGAGTGCCGAACTCTCTATTCCCAGGATATGGATCCCGCACGTTTCCTGGACCCCTCCATAGAAGAGCGTTACCCCGAGAAGGACTACCACCGCGTCTATTTCGGCGAGATCGTCGCCGCGCGGGGGACGGCGACTTGGAACGCCCCGTAATTCGATTTATGGGTGAATTTCGCGCCCCTCCCGTTTTCCCTTGTGCGCCGCCGCCGCCGCCGCTATGCTCTTTATCCGGAAGAAGTGCGACGGAGGGAGCGGCATGCGCGACATGATCGAGCTGCGCGGCGTGGTGGAAGCGTGCCGCCGTTGTCCCCTCGGCCGGACCCGGACCCAGCCCGTGTTCGGCGCCGGCGACGAGAGCGCGGATGTGGTGCTGATCGGCGAGGCGCCCGGCCGCCGGGAAGACGAGAGCGGCGTTCCCTTCGTCGGACAAGCGGGGAAGCTGCTGGACAAGGCGCTGGAGGCGGTCGGCCTCCGGCGGGAAGAGATATACATCGCCAACGTCCTCAAATGCCGGCCGCCGGAGAACCGGAATCCCAAGCGGGAGGAGATCGAGGCGTGCCGCCCCTTCCTGGAGGAGCAGCTCGCGCTCATCCGTCCCCGGGTTCTGGTGCCGATGGGCAATTTCGCGCTCAACCTCTTTACGCGGAAACGGGTGAGCATCAGCAAGGCGCACGGCCAGCGATTCTCCTGGAGCGACCGGACGGTGATCCCGATCTACCACCCCGCCGCGGTGCTC from Candidatus Eisenbacteria bacterium encodes:
- a CDS encoding inositol phosphorylceramide synthase, whose translation is MRADSGAKGKTSGREIVGAVLDPLRRLRLEEALFVLLFIPSTAVTVWANLEMQRAGEGSRKIEGGILRLVIVAAVAALLPLLEKARRSPSASRALRESVEFFRVILPFALCSAVYTNLHDTVRFVNPHDIHTTLAMIEERLFGLQPVVWAEQFITPARTEFFSFFYTNFFLVAPSVALLLWFTGRRREARETLLGVIITFYTGYVLYVIFPAAPPRLYFESLGLFSVNLGGGAIADFQNALIAMMPNHASRAAFPSLHTAVSLVSLYYAWRYCRRFFPILLFFVIGLLASTVYLRHHYVVDLIAGAFLVPWTAWVTPRLDRLWQRFRGGRSDRVDSERSLL
- the trxA gene encoding thioredoxin; translated protein: MASEHVMEVADNDFQEKVIGSPVLVITDFWAEWCGPCKRIGPILEEVADQYGGKLKIAKINVDVNPTVAANFGIRSIPTLLFFKGGEVVDTVIGAVPKKEIVEKVEKIIG
- a CDS encoding glycosyltransferase family 39 protein; its protein translation is MSRRAARAAAALVALLLLARLATLGLPPLFDATEGRYAEIGREMLGSGDWITPTLHGGEPFWAKPPLHFWMTALSLRAFGVNEWAARFPGFLSGLGILALTMIAARRLYGGRAALLAGSILGSSGLFALLVGTVILDVTFTCTVTGALVCYLLFRKDPSRRWPGLLLFLFLGLGLLAKGPIALVLAGLPVFFDVIRARKLGAVRRLPWVAGIGLLLLVAVPWYVLAERKTPGFWNYFFLHEHFLRYVRAEYGDRYGHGHVSPYGLIWALGLLGFLPWTPAAVGAAIRRFRPHATTGAGDPSEEEGTAFLWLWALSPLLFFTFSRSLSLPYVFPAFPPLAILLGREAAGEGGIPARRVGLAVPLFLLVAGTVYGLARFSGRPAEGAALLLPLLLAGGAALFAFRRGGSAAAILSGSLLFPLFLIALSVAVPGAVEEGKSTRHLARATAPLGGEPLFFDGVPPSAEFYFRGRAVNLRGEVGEILRRFEDGGGDLLLLREKQERYLSSTMIAALEPLRRTGDYVIYRIVGTPEREAATTAAERKEK
- a CDS encoding ribonuclease HII, with amino-acid sequence MERPFRLRGRTVAGVDEAGRGPLAGPVVAAAVILDPDRTPDGLDDSKKLSPAARSALFPRIVRSARAVGVGLASAGEIDEGNILAAARTAMIRAVRALPEPPDWAAVDGRRLTGFPIPQIAVVGGDRLVPSIAAASVVAKVLRDRLMEALDRLLPVYGFAGHKGYPTEDHAEAIRERGASAVHRATFHVPCAPGERR
- a CDS encoding ATP-dependent RecD-like DNA helicase codes for the protein METPLEGTLERVVFRNPENSWTVARLRDEKEDRIVSVVGRMPDLSAGELLRLTGRWVLHPRFGEQFEVETVEVRPPVTEGGIERYLSSGLVRGIGGEMARRIVERFGEGTLDVIDNEPERLLEVDGIGAKRLDMIRDGWRDQKSVRETLIFLHDLPIGPALAARIYETYRERTVQTVRSDPYLLADEVWGVGFRTADRVAEALGISADSPRRADAGVLYHLGRLHQAGHVCFPRDELVSGTAAFLEADEQHVEEALERLLAAGSLQAEEAEPDRELIYRAEMLHAEESVARRVNTLLSEPGVGPAIDTFQALRWIDAALDTRLGEEQQAAVEAALEGRVTVVTGGPGTGKTTLVRSLLAVLERSGEAALLAAPTGRAAKKMEEATGRPARTIHRLLEFDPRTGRFQRDAENPLSASTVILDEVSMVDLLLMDGLLEAIPPGCRLVLVGDVDQLPSVGPGNVLRDLIESGRVPTVRLTRIYRQARESRIVRNAHRVNRGEMPLMDDEARDFRFVVAEDGARALEWIRSFLGGEAKSGYGFDPIRDVQVLAPMHKGIAGVTNLNREIQELLNPRGEELRRENRVLRVGDKIIQLRNNYDLDVYNGDSGWIESVDPEGQKVEVRFGPRSVIYDFARLDELALAYAVSVHKSQGSEYRAVVVPLLGEHYPMLQRNLLYTALTRGRELVVLVGTKRTVGLAVRNNRIRHRYSLLAERLWRAVLPGGVAS
- the rplS gene encoding 50S ribosomal protein L19, which translates into the protein MDSIKQLQSSQVRTDLPDFGAGDTIAVSVRVREGDKERTQVFQGVVIQRRGSGFSETFTVRKVSGGIGVERVFPNQSPSVAAIKLIRRGRVRRARIFYLRDRIGKAARVKEKRG
- a CDS encoding YraN family protein encodes the protein MTERAESGRLGERLAAAFLENAGHRILDRNYRTPRGEIDLITEEGGDLVFVEVRLRSGTGFGGAAGSVGPGKRRRLVRAAERYLLEAGDPDRPCRFDVVSITAEGDSHRIEHLRNAFDGEGRATGTWSSGRPPR